The segment tcgtgttgccatgtcagcatTGTGCACATGAaaaatcttgcatgaagaagattgatcctatctacctcaggaatgtgcgaagtccctgtaaacggtggagagcgcgtgatgggttatcagcttcctgaagcggcaaagaatgaacgttggagaatgttttgagatctgttcaagactattgtatttgaAGCAATGTGATTgatagtcaagattgaaccgactgaattgctaaacctaaaagtttagggtttagggtttatgccaccgacctatctgttttctacaaggtcgatgatgtttttcatttcgaagttgttggcaaatgctatgtgtgtatccaagcgAAGTGATACCCGATTCTTGCCAGGCCGGAGATGTGtgtatacctgcagagtgtgattgcagaagtaaaggagttgtaaaggatctgccttggcattgtgtgctgttTTTCAGATCAGTAATTTACTTGTTGATTTCTAACCaattcagcagttggaaaatcccttaaccgggtagctttaacaggcttttgtgtaaatcctttaacagggtgactcaattcaatgaggtCTTAAAATCTTCTTGCGAGATAACCTTtgacagggttctaacctttaaccgggtacttaagctatcccttaaccgggtaatccctagcaggatcggttcctagcagaacctattgtaaaagtctttaaccggactaggctcctaacagagcggacttcagaagagttcaaacttcaaagaacagcttgtgggtattcatccccaccgtggtttttcccagttgggtttccatgtgaaaaatctgtgtgtcatgtgtgatgttttgatgtgatgcttcaatattttctgctaagtggtaatgcatgttagtCTAGTGATCATTagatttctgatgatgtattacttgtttatgcatatgggtgaagtgaaaaGAAGATGTTAGGAgaagtgaagatctaagtgttaaccggtttatgcttgtcatagtcattctgTGTTTTACCGGTTGTATCCTGccttagatcggtgatactgttttCCGGTTAGTGCTGTTTTTGCTGTTTGAGTTGTTGAGAgaagtttttgcctgtactaattcaccccccctctcagtaccggtttggtactaactgtgcATCATTATTCATCAGCAACCTTATTGTGCCTAAAGGTTGTAAACACCAGACTATTTAGGTATCCATGTTCCATCCTTGTTTCAGGGACATTTGCTGGCCACTTAGGCAATTGAGTAGCTTCAGTGACTGGATGGTCCTCTAATCCATGTAAAATATTCTGATTAGCTTTTGTGATCAGAAAATCCACTAATTTATGTAAAGCTGTTTGATTAGCTTCTGTGACCAGAAATTCATCTAAATGATATAAAATTGCTTTTCCATATATCCACGAGATGCACATCCATCAGACACATGAATGTTTAAACATGATCAATATGCCCCGGGTTGTATAGTCCAGACCAATTAGGTAATAATGTTCAATCCTGGCTTTCCAGAATGTCCTCCGGCCACCTATATTACTGCATAAGATTCAGTAGCCATTGAATTCTCCTAATAATATTACTTTTCCATATGCCAATTTGATACACTACGATTACCACCCCATGAACTATAACAGCTTTCGCTGCCTTTAGGACATGGTGTGACATCTTCAGATAAGCATGCATCAATGGGACCTGCTAACCTATTAGGTTCTGTTTATATTTGTCGGAAGGAAAATATATGAAGTATTTTTGCACATTCATTCatcttttacattggttttcaGATTTGTTTAGAATTCTCAATTTAAATCATCTTGGTCCATCTGAGGTTGAACTGTCAACCTCCATAATGTTACAGAAGTGGCCTCTATGTTCAAATAAGATGGTTCACACATTAGAGAGATTGCAGGAAGATCCATAGCTGAAGCTGAAACAAGTTAAAAATCATGCATTTGATTAATCAAGGAAACTGACACTTTTACATACTAATCTTGGGCAATTCCTTCTCGGCTAAGACAAGAGGACAAGGACCAAACCCTACGAGAAAAATGTCATCAATAGGAGGTTCTGATATTGTTTAGAATCTAGATTACATGCTAACTTATCATGACTCTTTGAATATCACAACTAAGTTACTAATTCTTTTCGTTTTGCCTCTGGAAATATCCTTTCTGAGGATTGTgtctttatcatttttgtttctatgctactcattGTTTGGGTTCCCATTTGGCACTGCCTTGGATTAAAACTATCAactaactattttttttttctttggtatCCTTATGTCATGTCCTGGGCTTAGTTCACATCATGGATCGCCCTGGAGTCTCAGTGTTTATCTTTCTCTCAGTGCTTCCATGATTATTTTTCTTCCTGCGTAACCTTGTATTCAGAGACCTATTTAAGGATGCCATTAAGCAGACCCGTGTTTCAGTTTTTAATGATTCTAAGGTTTTCAAAGTTGTTTGtttttatatttcaaattttgTAGTTAGATTTCAATATCATCTTCAGCTTATTTTGATTTCATCTGAACTGGTTGATTCAGTCTAtttttcaaaaatgcaaaaaagtttTTCATGTCAGAACTTAGAAAGCCCTTCTACCCCTAAATTCCTTTTTGCCTTGGTAAAGACCTCTAACCAAGCACTGATCTCTTGACTGCTTGAAGGGTACCTTGTGCTTGGATTCCCCACAGAACCAGATTTGGATGATGGTAATAATGCTTTCAAGATATATTAGAGTTTTTGGATACAAATTTAATATTCATTATGGGTAAAAAAGCTAATATTGCCCAAGGACTGATAACTCTGCACGATTTTGGCATACTGTTTCTCCTGATTTGTAGATCATAGATTTTCTCGCATGGAATGTTTTAGTTCTTTAAATTTGGTGAAAAAAGTGATTGTTGTATATCCATAAGTTTTAATCCTGATTCACTCTCTAACCAGCCATCTTTTTTGTAATTTAATAACAAGAGAGTATTGTGTGGTTTTCTCATTACATTTTTGAGTGAAAATCTAATTTAGAAGTCGTTTCTTTAAGTGTCAATCGTTCCAATTTTTGGGGTTTGCAGTGCCAGTTGCAAGCAAAACTTATGACTGATGTCATTCAGTGTTTTCCATCTAAAAGCTTAATATTAAGCTGATAGTTGTAtattgaagtttcttcttttcctttcAGGTAAAAGAGCATTTATTGCTGGAATAGCTGATGACAATGGTTATGGTTGGGCTATAGCAAAGTCCCTAGCTGCTGCTGGTGCAGAAATTCTTGTTGGGACTTGGGTTCCGGTTTGTCATGATAACCATGAAACTGCGTTTTTTCTTACGAGGAGAATTAAATAGAGCAAACTTTGTCATATCTTAAAACACATTtcaatcttttattttaattttttgttttaataatcaaataatcaatctcTTTGTTCCTTGCTTACATAGTCACATCTGTGCTGCCTTAATCTTAACTAtgcataatttatattattttctaaAACTGTTTAGCAACTCAGGCCATGAACATATTTGAAACCAGCTGGAAGCGGGGCAAGTTTGACGAATCACGCATGTAAGAACCCAATAGCTCTCTAGTTGATAAAACCTGATATAACGGATGCATGTGAATTGAAATGCTTTTATCTACTGATAAATGAAGGATTTCCCTGTAAATAATTAGAGGTCTGCCTTTTCTTAATGCAGATTGCCGAATGGATCATTGATGGAGATCTctaagatttatccaatggatgcAATTTATGATACACCTGAGGATGTTCCTGAAGATGTAAACTTCATGTGATGCTATAACAATAATGAgatttctttgttcacatctttttGTGTTTGATTCGTTTTTTGGTTGTATAAATTTTTGtgatattttcattttttaatccTACAGGTAAAATCAAATAAAAGGTATGCTGGAGCTTCCAATTGGACTGTGCAGGTATTTAGTTGAGGTATTACTTTTATGCTTGCTTATCTATTAAGATGCAATCCTAGGGACAAACAAAATGACATGTCATGTTTCTGGTGTTTAACTTGATACTTTAACACCTTCTATTTAGAAGTCTGTGCAGTGTAATACTAATTTTTTACATTCCATTCAATAGGAACTTGCAGATAGTGTCAAACGAGATTTTGGAAGTATTGATATTCTTGTGCATTCACTTGCAAACGGTCCAGAGGTAATAAGGACAAGTCGATAAATTTTTTGTTGCGTTTTACTTTTCTTGTGGTGTGCTAGCTTATCTTGCTTTTATTTGATTGTGTTTTAATGGTAAAATAATAATTCATCTTGACAGGTTGCTAAACCTCTCCTTGAAACATCAAGGAATGGATATCTTGCAGCAGTCTCAGCGTCAAGTTATTCTTTTGTGTCATTACTAAAGCATTTTATTCCTATCATTAATTCTGGTGAGTAAGATTCTGTTTGTTTTCATTAGGAACTCTCTTTCGGCTTCTCCTTTTAGTGATATTTGGGTTAGGGTGGCTCAATGTTCAGCTTGATTGAAATATTTTGTCTATTTTTTAGTGGTTATCTTTAAGAAATTTGTTCCCTAATGTATTATTAAATGAAAAAGAAAGTTTTCTCAGTGAGAAGGCACGCTAAGTGTCAAGCATGCATGTTGTGAGCCATCCTTGAAACAATTTATGCTCAAAATGGAATGTCTTTCCATTGTATCTATATGTAGTTAGTTTGCAGCTTGATTGAAATTTTTTATCCATCTTGTTTATATGGGCAGTCTATGTGGCTTTGTTGTCTATTTATTATTGAATAAAATTATAAAATGAAGGTTTGTTGATGATTAGGTATCCTAACCGTCAAGCATGTGTGTTGTGAAGAATagtgattctctaaatgatttctATGCTCAAAATGGATTTTCTTGGCCTTTTATCTTTTGTTTATATGGGTTTTCTTTGTTAATTTGTTGCCTACGTATTATCAAATCAAAATGAGGGTTTTTGTCTATGATCATGTTCCTCACTGTCAAACATGTATGTTGGGAAGAATAGTGGCCCTCTAAATAATTTCAATGCTCAAAATGTATTTCCTTGGCCTTGTAATGTAGGTGGTTCAACAATATCACTCACCTATATTGCATCAGAAAGGATCATTCCAGGGTAAGCATATATTGAATTTGTTATGGCTCCATTCTGAAAATGGTCTAAAATGGCTCTGGAACCTAGAAGTAAACTGAAGATGCAAGTGAATTGTGTGGTTACTTGCAGATATGGTGGTGGAATGAGTTCTGCAAAGGCTGCTCTTGAAAGTGACACCAGGGTATTCCAATTTTTTTGCTCTACTTCTCATTCAATAGCAATATAGTTGGTATGATGTGAATTGATTTATCGATTATATAAGTGTTTGCAAGGGAGTCATTTAGCTTTTGTACACAGGATAAGTGGGTTAATGGTTTAATATAGTTGCTCAATTCGAAAAGGCTTTGACTGATAATCTAATTCTGTAGGTGCTTGCATTCGAAGCAGGAAGACGCTACAATATAAGAGTAAATACAATTTCAGCAGGTAAATTTAGGAGTAACAGGCTTGATGCCATTAAAAATATCTATTTGTCAACTTCAAGTGAGGCATCACTCCCATTATTATCTTCCATTATAAGCGTGGCTGCTTTATTCTTTATCTTTCTACTGTGCAGGCCCATTGAGAAGCAGAGCTGCAAGGGCCATTGGATTTATAGATACCATAATTCAATACTCAATGGAAAATGCTCCCTTGCAAAAGGAGTTGCTCGCTGGTAATTCCATTTCACTGTTAACCGATTTTTTTCCAATTTGGAATGTGTAAAACAAATGCTGCATTTTTTATAGTTAGGCTGGATTTTTTATCTGAAAAAAGGTAAATTTAACGATGATACTTATTTAATATATGGTTTCTGAATTGATTTTTCAGATGAGGTTGGAAACACAGCAGCATTTTTGGCTTCGCCACTAGCTTCAGCAATAACTGGAACAATTTCCTACGTGGACAATGGGTTGCATGCTATGGGTGTTGGGGTGGATAGTCCCGCCTTCTCTGAATTGGCAATACCAAAAGCAGAGAAAAGAAAGGTTTCAGCGTGATGATTATTATAGATCAGTCCGTGCAAGTCAAGAGACTTGTCTTACTAGGTTGACATTGAAAGGCAATCATTTTCTGTTTGGTAAAGAATGGAAGAATGGGTGGTCTGTTTTGGTTTTTTTTACGTATTTTAGTTAGCTGGCAGCATGAAACACGAGAATTCAGGAATAGGAAGCCTTTCCTCTCTAAATAAAAATGTCATTTAGAATTGTATAGAGGAATTTTGCTCACATGCTACACTTGCATCTGCATATGATTGTTATTCGagtgtgaatattgaagagtgtTGCATCAACCATCTTTGTTGTTACTTTTTAAGATTTACTTTAAGATTATTGGATTGTCCAATTTACATTGAATCTTCTATTTAGAAATTATGGTTTGAGTGCACTAGAGGAACAAGAATTTAATTGTTCTTTAGACCATTCTCCAATTCTTTTGGTAGCATAAATAGCGCACTTTCAATTTGCTCTATTGTACTATCATCAGAACTCATTACAGCCCTGAATGTCACCAGCTCACAAATATTTAGATCCAGTTTCAAACCCAGCGAGCTCCTTGTCCTATAAATTAATACCAGTCACATATAGATTGGAATTTCATAAATGAAGGTGCTTTTTATAAGAGGCTATCTCGTAGTCATATTTTATACTACATAACTGGTTGGATGTAAGCGCTTCGTATGATTACTTAGGGTACATGATGGGAGCTATGTAATCATTAGGGGCTTTTTGATTTACAGACAAATTTTTTATTACAAAGAGTAGTTCATAAGAATGGTTGAAATTGAGTAAAAAAGGTATTTGGTTTTTCATGTCTCGAGGCCGGAACTTGGGTTTCATCCTAAGAGTCGTCCTCTGTTACCATAAGCCCATGGCCAAACCCTCTTATGCCCCTTTTTAACTATAGACAAAATTTAACAGTAATTTTTTCATTTGTCAACAAGCATCACTGTAATAGCAATGTGACACATGCATATAGGCTTAATTGCCTTGTGCAATGCCACTTAGTGTTGGCGATGCATTAAGTACATGCCAATGCGCACTTAAGAAAGAAAGGGTGAAACAACAAGATGATGATTCAGGGGACATGCATTACATGTGGTACAGAAAGGGTGAAACAACAAGATGATGATTCAGGGGACATGCATTACATGTGGTACACACCCTACACACAAAATACTACGTTTCCATTCACCATTGGCTATCAAGGAATAGAtccctacaaacaatttgcaatttcaagaaattgggtatgaaccaccaagtgttgtggctactaagtttgaatgcaaatctcctatagtggtgcaagtagctcttgatatcaatagtcctaagagtggttacAACAaaaaatctattgaatatattgccaACCCTTTTGAGAACTTGCAtatctttaccatttcatccactccttctaTTTCCACTCttttcctagacttggatcaacaagaatcacaaaagcctttattggggatcaaaaatcaagctttgacaagaaaaatctaaaagttaaaaataaagagAAGTTTTTCAATCAAAATCTCTTGgattctacaaaaatcaaagtcaaggataaaagtcCTATGAAGAAAaataacaagagttgatctcccctattACCAAAATAACTAGGGCAAAAGTttcaaaatttcaagtcaaaaggtaTATttattgatcctaagtctccatcatgccatgctactttcacttctttttacaatcacaagccttcatccCTCATCAACTTGTTCCACACATCAATGGACCTTTTGGTGAtatatcacatcaatggacctttaatggaacttccttgaggggctttgttatcagggatgtccAAACCTCTTTacgtgacacacatatgggccaacatagttcacacattagtaattctacttTAGTTCCTTcttcaaggaagacaatcaagggagcaacacatcattcagtcaagaaacgAGTCTCTTTGCGAGatcttatcaatgatgaagactacagggccTCCCGCTTACAAGATTTGGAATTATTAGACGAGTgtagacaaattgcttttaatcgtctcaaggcatatcaacaatgtATGAGTCACAATTATAATCATAAGGTaaaaccttgcacatttgaggtgggtgacttggtctTCAGAGAAAACCCTAATAAACAacaagacagaaagaagaagggcaagtttgaaccaaattggcttggaccttatgtcaTCATAACTGtatatggattaggtgcatatcaattatcaacaccagaaggagaacaattgtatgatcctatcaacaacatgcaccttcataggttttacacatagcctTTCAGAGTATctcaataaaaaatgcaaaaaaatcaaaatatatcaataattttttctttttgaaaaataaaaaaaagcaaagaaacgggactcggactcggctcggactcggacttGGGACTCAGAGTCAGACTTGGCTCGGACTCGGACTTGGGACTCAGAGTCAGACTCGGCTTCAGACTcgactggactcgggaaagtgaaaaactcaagaaatttagagatttttaaagttTTAAAACTTGTTttaggcaccctttattgaatacaccttaaaaacacaataaaatcatcaaactcggctcatttgattacacaagtatacatcaatcacataagcataaatgcaaattgtagctaaaggaaataacaaacatagatatataaatattgtcaaatgtatacaatattacaaaactcatggaataaaaaatccatgtcatcatatgatcatcatcaaatgtttcatacaaataccaaagataaatacaactacaagcttatggctcagaggagccagcacgactgcaccctccggccccgaccccctgcgaaggcgtttaatgtaggtcctggatgattcgacaacCATAGTCGCTCCTCGTGAcgccatgccatgctcaccaacatcaggaacatccgtgtcactatctgcctctgaatctcctattTGTGCTCGTGCTCTTCGCTCCTCCTCTGCCAGTGCTATAGCCTTaggctctatatctacctggtcgatccaatcagtgtcagacttggaggttaaattttccctacttctatcgacgcaattTCCCCCCAAATTtttcgatgggggtttgggggcagtgccccttgcGCGCTCCTTGTCGCGATACAGGGTGGGGTTGAGgggcgccccgcgaggccaaaaaaacttattatttaataaaggtgttgggtgttatttttctattggctgacatgttgtaactctattttttctcattctcaggcggaggttgtagtgaacaaagacgagagcattcatttaaaaaaaacttgttaaaatgtttttttttttgtaattttacgTAACCCAACTAGTAGCCGAGTTTCAGGCACTGGACTCGTTGAGTTTGGCGAGTTtttgccaaactcgccaactcggctaGTCTGGCGAGTTTGCtcgccagactcggacgagtccgagtctGAGTCCGAGAGACTCGACAAGCATGTCTCGAACTTggactcgccgagtctggcgaTTTTCTGGTGATTTTCGTTTCTATGAAAAAAAGTAAAAAGATAAAAATTCATCCATCGGGGAAAatcacttcggtggtgccttgggcaagtatcgTGGTGAAAATCAGGTTACTGACACCATGTGTAAAGacttttgctcctccctccttcaggattcagtctcgccctttcactttgcacacactcacaactttttattccataataaaaattgttcatcccatcatggcttgttattgatctacctaagattggttcaccatccataataaactttttTCCACCCTTTCCtttcataataaatcaggtccaatctt is part of the Cryptomeria japonica chromosome 10, Sugi_1.0, whole genome shotgun sequence genome and harbors:
- the LOC131076866 gene encoding enoyl-[acyl-carrier-protein] reductase [NADH], chloroplastic; translated protein: MTAAAAGLQSARAAICSPTLTCSAHLPTCSRPCNLAPKVVQFASLPSSKSAPLQSSSFFPSTLQLSKSIKTEAVKFSKNATVVHASANGHGASSGLSIDLRGKRAFIAGIADDNGYGWAIAKSLAAAGAEILVGTWVPAMNIFETSWKRGKFDESRILPNGSLMEISKIYPMDAIYDTPEDVPEDVKSNKRYAGASNWTVQELADSVKRDFGSIDILVHSLANGPEVAKPLLETSRNGYLAAVSASSYSFVSLLKHFIPIINSGGSTISLTYIASERIIPGYGGGMSSAKAALESDTRVLAFEAGRRYNIRVNTISAGPLRSRAARAIGFIDTIIQYSMENAPLQKELLADEVGNTAAFLASPLASAITGTISYVDNGLHAMGVGVDSPAFSELAIPKAEKRKVSA